The Spirosoma radiotolerans genome has a window encoding:
- a CDS encoding Gfo/Idh/MocA family protein, with the protein MDQVKWGIIGCGDVTELKSGQAFNKVPNSSLVAVMRRDAEKAADYARRHHVSTWYDDAEALINDPNVNAVYVATPPDSHADYAIRAMRAGKPVYVEKPMALNAAECEAMNRVSRETGIPLFVAFYRRALPYFLKVKELIDQKVIGDIRYVHVQLNWQPKEGEVGEQPQLGWRVWPEVSGGGHFHDLASHQFDFLEFALGPIKTATGIARNQAGLYTADDIVVANFEFESGILGTGNWCFTVNKEQRLEQTQLVGTKGKITFSFFENFIITVETKTGSEPFTVSFPEHVQQPLIELIVSELRGQGKSPSTGETGAKSSTLLDWITTR; encoded by the coding sequence ATGGATCAGGTAAAATGGGGTATCATCGGTTGTGGCGACGTAACCGAATTGAAAAGTGGGCAGGCGTTTAATAAAGTGCCGAATTCATCGCTGGTGGCCGTCATGCGGAGAGACGCCGAAAAAGCCGCCGACTATGCCAGACGACACCATGTGTCCACCTGGTATGACGATGCCGAAGCACTCATCAATGACCCCAATGTAAATGCCGTTTACGTGGCAACGCCCCCCGACAGCCACGCCGATTATGCCATTCGGGCAATGCGGGCTGGAAAGCCAGTGTACGTCGAAAAACCGATGGCGCTCAACGCGGCTGAATGCGAAGCGATGAATCGGGTTAGCCGCGAAACGGGAATACCCCTTTTTGTTGCCTTTTACCGGCGGGCACTCCCTTATTTTCTAAAGGTAAAAGAACTGATCGACCAGAAAGTTATTGGCGATATTCGGTATGTTCATGTTCAGCTAAATTGGCAACCGAAAGAGGGCGAGGTGGGCGAGCAGCCTCAACTCGGATGGCGGGTATGGCCCGAGGTTTCGGGCGGTGGTCATTTCCACGACCTGGCTTCGCACCAATTCGATTTTCTGGAATTTGCCCTTGGGCCAATCAAAACCGCTACCGGCATCGCCCGGAATCAGGCTGGGTTGTATACCGCCGATGATATTGTCGTCGCCAATTTTGAATTCGAGTCCGGCATATTGGGGACTGGGAACTGGTGTTTTACGGTGAATAAAGAACAGCGCCTGGAACAAACCCAGCTTGTTGGGACAAAAGGTAAGATCACGTTTTCCTTTTTCGAGAATTTTATCATAACCGTAGAAACTAAGACGGGTTCTGAGCCGTTTACAGTTTCCTTTCCCGAACATGTCCAGCAGCCACTCATCGAACTCATCGTGAGCGAGTTGAGAGGGCAAGGGAAAAGCCCAAGCACTGGCGAAACGGGAGCGAAGTCCAGTACATTACTGGATTGGATAACCACCCGATAA
- a CDS encoding ABC transporter ATP-binding protein has protein sequence MLTVSNLIKAYNGRTVLTVPELRLPPGIHYFRGGNGSGKTTFFRTVAGLLPFSGQILLEDQFEISRDPVAYRFRVNYAEAEPLYPSFLTARDLAGFVGKAKKAPTGQVDLLAKTLGVDAFWTQPTGQFSSGMLKKLSLLLAFLGTPRLVLLDEPLTTLDVATAEKLFAYIQQLRSEQNVSFLLTSHQDISLTGLSLTGIWQVGNGVILPTT, from the coding sequence TTGCTCACCGTCTCCAATCTCATTAAAGCTTACAATGGCCGCACGGTCCTGACCGTACCAGAGCTGCGTTTGCCACCGGGCATCCATTATTTCCGGGGTGGAAATGGGTCCGGGAAGACGACGTTTTTCCGGACGGTGGCGGGCCTTTTACCCTTTTCAGGACAAATTTTGCTGGAAGACCAGTTCGAGATCAGCCGCGACCCGGTCGCTTATCGCTTTCGGGTAAATTATGCGGAAGCAGAGCCGCTCTATCCTTCCTTTCTGACGGCGCGGGACCTGGCGGGGTTTGTAGGAAAAGCAAAAAAAGCGCCCACCGGACAGGTCGATCTGTTGGCCAAAACATTAGGTGTCGATGCTTTCTGGACACAGCCAACAGGCCAGTTTTCGAGCGGCATGCTCAAAAAACTTTCGTTGCTTCTGGCCTTTCTGGGAACCCCGCGCCTGGTACTCCTCGACGAACCCCTCACAACGCTGGATGTTGCCACCGCCGAAAAGCTATTTGCCTATATCCAGCAACTCCGCTCCGAACAGAACGTTTCGTTTCTGCTCACGTCACACCAGGACATTAGTCTTACGGGGCTGTCCCTGACGGGCATCTGGCAAGTTGGTAACGGAGTCATTTTGCCGACAACCTAA
- a CDS encoding TonB-dependent receptor, giving the protein MLNRLLSAILFFYVFSQAPLSAQTPASSLEDTLQLNEVVVRGYATNRRLLETPASVGLLTRRDLNQRFGTPTLVPALNTLPGVRADERSPGSYRLAIRGSAIRSPFGVRNIKTYWNELPLTDAGGNTPLNALDVRALGRIEVIKGPSGSLYGAGTGGTILFSGLGVPTGKSSVEVSALGGSYGLYGNGISVQTGKNNAAVSLTYNHLQSDGYRDQSAVVRDNLSLIGSFAVSPKRTVSVLALYSDLHYQTPGGLNEAQFRANPRAARPATATLPGSADQQAGIYQKVGYLGFSHEYRWNDRIQNTTVIYGSTTDFANPFITNYEKRADQGLGGRTVTQIRLATNSIPTVVTVGAEYLRNFTVDRNFGNRRGVADTIQTDEELTARQSTVFLQTESELPAHFRLTAGLSRNDVRYGFTRFPTRAVGALPATLLARNFSPVWLPRVALLRTFGQNVSAFVSISTGYSAPSSQEVRPSAGGFNTTLNPERGTSYEVGLRGSAFRNRFRFDVAAYQFQLRETIVRRSDAAGAEFFVNAGRTDQRGLEAQFSYDFLSPAYFSSQSGLFSLLRLWNSLTLTNYRFRDYQQGSADLSNNKVPGVAPTTNVTGIDAETKAGFYAHVTYQFLNQFPLNDANTVLSDPTQLLQATLGFRHALGKSWVLDVYASGDNLLNRTYSLGYDLNAVGNRYYNAAPARNGIGGVRLSVKW; this is encoded by the coding sequence ATGCTCAATCGTTTACTGTCGGCCATTCTCTTTTTTTACGTTTTTTCCCAGGCACCTCTTTCTGCCCAAACGCCCGCGTCTTCCCTGGAGGATACGCTCCAACTCAATGAAGTGGTTGTGCGCGGCTACGCTACTAATCGGCGATTGCTGGAAACGCCCGCATCGGTGGGGCTACTGACTCGCCGGGATTTGAACCAGCGCTTTGGTACACCGACGCTGGTGCCCGCCCTGAATACATTGCCGGGGGTTCGGGCCGATGAGCGCTCGCCGGGCAGTTACCGGCTGGCGATTCGGGGAAGTGCCATCCGATCACCATTTGGCGTTCGAAATATCAAAACGTACTGGAATGAACTTCCCCTGACCGATGCTGGCGGCAACACGCCCCTCAATGCCTTAGACGTGCGGGCGTTGGGACGCATTGAAGTCATAAAAGGGCCATCAGGCTCCTTGTATGGGGCCGGAACCGGTGGTACAATCCTGTTCAGCGGACTGGGCGTTCCAACTGGCAAAAGCAGCGTTGAAGTCTCGGCCCTGGGTGGTAGTTATGGCCTGTATGGCAACGGCATTTCGGTGCAGACCGGCAAAAACAACGCAGCCGTATCCCTCACCTATAACCATTTGCAGTCCGATGGGTATCGGGATCAGAGTGCCGTTGTGCGTGACAACTTAAGTTTAATCGGCTCGTTTGCGGTCAGCCCCAAGCGAACAGTTTCAGTGCTGGCTCTCTATTCAGATCTACACTACCAAACCCCCGGTGGTCTGAACGAAGCCCAGTTCCGGGCCAATCCACGAGCCGCCCGCCCAGCCACAGCCACCTTACCCGGCAGTGCCGACCAGCAGGCAGGTATTTATCAGAAAGTAGGCTACCTCGGTTTTTCGCACGAATACCGCTGGAACGACCGGATTCAGAACACAACCGTTATTTACGGCTCCACGACCGACTTTGCGAATCCGTTCATTACGAACTATGAGAAACGGGCCGATCAGGGCCTCGGTGGCCGAACGGTTACCCAGATTCGACTAGCCACTAACTCCATCCCGACGGTGGTTACGGTGGGCGCTGAATACCTGCGTAATTTTACGGTCGATCGTAACTTCGGGAACCGACGGGGCGTTGCGGATACCATTCAGACCGACGAAGAGCTAACAGCCCGACAATCAACAGTCTTTCTGCAAACGGAAAGTGAGTTACCCGCTCACTTCAGGCTAACAGCGGGGCTGAGTCGCAATGATGTCCGGTACGGCTTTACGCGCTTTCCAACGCGAGCGGTGGGCGCTTTACCCGCAACGCTACTGGCAAGGAATTTCTCCCCTGTTTGGCTGCCTAGGGTGGCCTTACTCCGAACCTTCGGGCAAAACGTGTCTGCTTTTGTAAGCATCAGTACGGGTTATTCCGCTCCTTCCAGTCAGGAGGTTCGCCCATCGGCGGGGGGCTTCAACACAACGCTCAACCCCGAACGGGGGACGAGTTATGAAGTGGGTCTTCGGGGATCAGCCTTTAGGAATCGGTTCCGGTTTGATGTGGCGGCTTATCAATTTCAACTCCGGGAAACCATTGTTCGACGGTCTGATGCCGCCGGTGCCGAATTCTTTGTCAATGCGGGCCGTACCGACCAGCGTGGTCTGGAAGCGCAGTTCAGTTACGATTTCCTGTCTCCGGCCTATTTCTCCTCCCAATCGGGTTTGTTTAGTCTGCTTCGCCTTTGGAATAGCCTGACCCTCACCAATTATCGATTCCGGGACTATCAGCAGGGCAGCGCCGATCTTTCCAACAACAAGGTTCCGGGCGTTGCGCCAACCACCAACGTGACGGGTATCGATGCCGAAACGAAAGCGGGCTTTTACGCGCACGTGACGTATCAGTTTCTGAACCAATTTCCCTTAAACGATGCCAACACCGTCCTGTCTGACCCGACGCAATTACTTCAGGCTACCCTGGGTTTTCGGCACGCATTGGGTAAAAGTTGGGTGCTTGATGTCTACGCCAGTGGCGACAATCTATTAAACAGAACCTATTCGTTAGGCTACGACCTGAACGCGGTGGGCAATCGTTATTACAATGCCGCACCAGCCCGCAACGGCATCGGGGGGGTTCGACTTAGCGTGAAATGGTAA
- the aqpZ gene encoding aquaporin Z, with translation MKKYLAELIGTFSLVFLGCGAAVVSGISSTGPAGIGLAGISFAFGLAVVVMAYAIGPISGCHINPAITISMLVAGKIKTDDAVGYIIAQFVGATLASSVLYLIQSGSPTFVMGEWALGANGWGQGYLGNYNTTSAFLTETIMTFLFLLVIFHTTSKWGNSTMAGLAIGLTLVLIHLVAIPITGTSVNPARSFGPAIFASGKALQQLWLFLVAPTVGGILAALTWKGVFESAVRVNK, from the coding sequence ATGAAAAAGTATTTGGCTGAATTAATCGGCACCTTTTCTCTCGTATTCCTGGGCTGCGGAGCCGCTGTTGTATCAGGGATTTCATCGACAGGACCGGCTGGCATTGGGCTGGCCGGAATTTCTTTCGCATTTGGCCTGGCAGTCGTTGTGATGGCTTATGCCATTGGGCCTATTTCGGGTTGTCATATCAATCCGGCAATAACTATTTCTATGTTGGTCGCTGGCAAAATAAAAACGGACGATGCCGTCGGTTATATCATTGCTCAATTTGTGGGCGCTACGCTGGCTTCCTCCGTATTGTATCTTATCCAAAGTGGGTCTCCAACATTTGTCATGGGCGAATGGGCATTAGGGGCCAATGGCTGGGGACAAGGCTATCTGGGCAACTACAATACCACATCTGCTTTTTTAACGGAGACCATCATGACGTTTCTCTTCTTATTAGTTATTTTCCACACGACGTCTAAATGGGGAAACAGTACGATGGCTGGCCTGGCCATTGGCCTGACGCTGGTACTCATTCATCTGGTTGCCATTCCAATCACGGGAACATCGGTCAATCCGGCACGTAGTTTTGGACCGGCTATCTTCGCCAGTGGCAAAGCATTGCAGCAGTTATGGTTATTCCTGGTAGCGCCAACGGTTGGCGGAATTCTGGCCGCCTTAACCTGGAAAGGTGTATTTGAAAGCGCCGTACGGGTTAATAAATAA
- a CDS encoding L-dopachrome tautomerase-related protein codes for MKYTLLLSLFLLNPFVSDAQSSQSPQLETVAQFGKHQPIGLGVSQPTPSSAARIFVTFPKNPDNYDYGLAEISTQAAGVDQRRPYPNAEWNKWDSLNPQNRFINVQALFVDNTNALWVLDPASPAGQRALPEGIKLLKINLSTNQVEKIYRFEDLPRERTGLNDVQIDTRRQMAYLSDPGRAAIVVLDLKTGKSRTVLENDKSTKADPAFVLTIEGKEVRDTKGNPFRSNVNGIALTHDFNFLYFRPITQTKLFRIATNYLVDPTLTPAQLASHVEVMGETGVSHGMIADKAGNVYLTDSPNKAIKYVTPDKQLKTLVQDDRLLWPDSFGISADGYLYVTAAQIQRTKRYNNGEDKVAYPFRLYRVKLPK; via the coding sequence ATGAAATACACGCTTTTACTTTCCCTTTTTCTCTTGAATCCGTTCGTGAGTGATGCGCAATCGAGTCAGTCGCCCCAGTTGGAAACCGTCGCTCAATTTGGCAAACACCAGCCCATTGGTTTGGGTGTTTCCCAGCCAACGCCCAGCAGCGCGGCCCGCATTTTCGTAACGTTTCCCAAAAATCCTGACAATTACGATTATGGCCTGGCTGAAATCAGTACCCAGGCCGCAGGTGTGGACCAACGACGCCCTTACCCAAATGCGGAATGGAATAAGTGGGATTCGTTGAATCCGCAAAACCGGTTCATTAATGTACAGGCTTTATTTGTTGACAACACGAATGCGTTATGGGTACTCGATCCCGCCAGCCCCGCCGGTCAACGCGCCCTCCCCGAAGGCATTAAGCTACTCAAAATCAACCTGTCAACTAATCAGGTGGAGAAAATCTACCGCTTCGAGGACTTGCCCCGTGAGCGCACCGGCCTCAACGATGTTCAAATTGACACCCGTCGTCAAATGGCGTATTTATCCGACCCCGGTCGGGCGGCTATCGTGGTGCTTGATTTGAAAACGGGTAAAAGTCGAACGGTTCTCGAAAACGATAAGTCAACCAAAGCGGACCCGGCTTTTGTGCTCACCATAGAGGGCAAGGAGGTGCGCGATACGAAGGGCAATCCATTTCGAAGCAATGTGAATGGCATTGCCCTTACGCACGATTTTAATTTCCTATATTTTCGGCCCATCACCCAAACGAAGCTCTTTCGCATTGCAACGAACTACCTGGTTGACCCAACTTTAACCCCCGCTCAACTCGCATCCCATGTGGAAGTCATGGGCGAAACCGGAGTTTCTCACGGCATGATTGCTGACAAAGCGGGCAACGTTTACCTAACGGATTCGCCCAACAAAGCGATTAAATACGTTACGCCAGATAAACAGTTGAAAACCTTAGTGCAGGATGATCGTTTGCTCTGGCCCGACAGTTTTGGTATCAGCGCGGATGGGTATCTGTATGTGACGGCCGCTCAAATTCAACGAACCAAACGGTACAATAATGGGGAAGATAAGGTGGCCTATCCATTTCGTCTGTATCGGGTAAAACTGCCGAAATGA
- a CDS encoding DEAD/DEAH box helicase, whose translation MNYLKATPIQEMAIPKILEGRDLIASAQTGTGKTAAYLIPLLDRISHTDHDHTSTLILVPTRELAKQIDEQVEGFGYFVQANSIAIYGGGKGDDWDKQRKALETGADIIIATPGRLIAHMQLGYVKFDKIDYLVLDEADKMLDMGFSDDIMNIVEKIPAKRQTLLFSATMPNKIREFSKKILTDPEEIRLAVSKPAAGIDQQFYLAFDNQKLPLLAHLIQNSTKPVQSMVLFTSRKMEVNSIVRALSKLGYDSRGISSDLEQDDREVVLRDFKNKVFPILVATDVLSRGIDIDNLTHVVNYDIPRDAEDYVHRIGRTARAATTGTAITFISDQDQNRIVNIEKLIEREVDKQSITEELGMGKSPVFDPKRFSGLRGKGGAGRSGRDNKKRREGRPGEGRPGEGRSGNGRREDNRSGAGRNEGQPRSESVADLPARPVKESSDAKSRPVNAEGQGSDKPKRRKKRRRGPKEEGRPTGDGTGQMRQKTTHEPVSESK comes from the coding sequence ATGAATTACTTAAAGGCCACCCCTATTCAGGAGATGGCTATTCCAAAGATCCTTGAAGGGCGCGACCTGATCGCCAGTGCGCAGACAGGCACCGGTAAAACGGCGGCCTACCTTATCCCGCTCCTCGACCGAATCTCTCATACCGACCACGATCATACCAGCACGCTTATTCTGGTGCCTACCCGCGAGCTGGCCAAACAGATCGACGAGCAGGTAGAAGGTTTTGGGTATTTTGTGCAGGCCAATAGCATTGCCATTTATGGTGGCGGCAAGGGCGATGACTGGGACAAGCAGCGCAAAGCCCTCGAAACAGGAGCCGATATTATCATTGCTACGCCCGGTCGACTGATTGCTCACATGCAGCTGGGCTACGTCAAGTTCGACAAAATTGATTACCTGGTGCTGGATGAAGCCGACAAAATGCTCGACATGGGTTTCTCTGATGATATCATGAATATCGTAGAGAAAATTCCCGCCAAGCGTCAGACGCTTCTGTTCTCGGCCACCATGCCTAATAAGATTCGGGAATTCTCGAAGAAAATACTGACGGATCCTGAAGAAATCAGACTGGCCGTATCCAAGCCAGCGGCTGGTATTGATCAGCAGTTTTATCTGGCGTTCGATAATCAGAAATTACCCTTACTGGCCCATCTGATCCAGAACAGCACGAAGCCCGTTCAGAGCATGGTTCTGTTTACGTCGCGTAAGATGGAAGTGAACAGCATTGTGCGGGCGTTGAGCAAACTGGGTTACGACTCGCGGGGCATTAGTTCGGATCTGGAACAGGATGACCGGGAGGTTGTTCTGCGCGATTTCAAAAATAAAGTATTCCCGATTTTGGTCGCTACCGATGTGCTATCGCGCGGTATCGATATTGACAACCTGACACATGTGGTGAACTACGACATCCCGCGTGACGCGGAGGATTATGTACACCGGATTGGCCGTACGGCACGCGCTGCCACGACCGGAACGGCTATTACGTTCATCAGTGATCAGGACCAGAACCGAATTGTCAACATTGAGAAACTCATCGAGCGCGAAGTTGATAAGCAGTCAATCACCGAAGAGTTAGGAATGGGCAAATCGCCCGTGTTTGACCCCAAACGATTCAGCGGACTTCGTGGAAAAGGGGGCGCGGGCCGGAGCGGACGTGATAACAAAAAACGCCGGGAGGGCCGCCCTGGAGAGGGCCGCCCCGGAGAGGGCCGTTCTGGAAATGGTCGCCGTGAAGACAATCGGAGTGGTGCGGGCCGAAATGAAGGCCAACCCCGTTCGGAAAGTGTCGCTGATTTACCGGCAAGACCGGTTAAGGAGTCGTCTGACGCAAAATCTCGGCCGGTAAATGCGGAAGGGCAAGGGTCCGACAAGCCCAAGCGCCGGAAAAAACGCCGGCGCGGGCCGAAAGAGGAAGGTCGGCCAACAGGCGATGGTACCGGCCAGATGAGGCAAAAGACCACTCATGAACCAGTTAGTGAAAGCAAATAA